The Oxalobacter aliiformigenes nucleotide sequence ACGCGGACGATTTTGCGAGTGCCCAGCGGGGTGAGATCGACGGGGACGGGATACTCGTGGAATGTGTTTTCGCCGGTGCCGAGGGTGCCGCACTGGTTTTCGCCCCATGCCCAGAGGGAGCCGTCCTTTTTCAGGGCGAGGGTGTGTGAGAGGGAAGAGCTGAACTGGGCGACGTTATCGAGTATTTTTGCCGGTTTCAGGGGATTCTTGCGGCGGTTGTCGCCGCGGGTAAGCCGGTCTTCGCCCCAGACCCGGAGGGTGCCGTCCGGATCGAGGATGAACGTATTGTTGTTGGAAAGTGCGTAAATGGCCCGGTTCGCGAGCTTGCGGGGAGTGTAAACCCAGCCGTAGCCGTCTTCCTTGATCACGCCGAGTTCCCCTGAAGAACTTTGTCCCCATCCCCAGAGGGAGCCGTCGCGTTTGCGGGTGAGGAAGACGGATTCCTGGGGGTCGACGAAAACGCTTTCGGCTCCGGTCATGGCGATGCCCGGGAGACGCTTGTCTTTCCCTTTTTCGAGCCGTGCGCAGCCCCATCCCCAGAGCGTGCCCTTGGGATCGACGAAGAAACTGTTCCCCCAGCCCGCGGCGATATGCCGGTTGGGGATGGTTTGCGCCGTCAGGGAAGGGGCGCTCAGGGCAAAAAGGAGGATTGCGGCAATCCGGGCAAGAAAACGGGGCATCGGGTCTCCTGAAAGAAGATTTGACAGACAAGTCTACCGGTTATTCTTGTACCATTTTATCTCTTTTTGCAGGCGGTTTCCCTGCCATTTCGTGGCCCGGTTTTTCCGTAGTTTTTTGGCCTGTTCTTTCATTTGCCGGGTGGCGGTATCCCAGTCGTTTTTCATGACGGCCCTGAAAAAGTCGGGATGCCCTCTGAAGTTTTCTCCTCTGGCCAGTTCGGCTTTTTTTCTGGCCTCTTTTGTTCTTTCTTGCCGGGTGAACGCGCCGTTCTGGTAAAAGCGGGAGAACAGCCAGGTTTGCTGGTCGGACGTCAGTTCATGGAAATACGGGGCGTTTGGATAACGGTCCCGGTTTCTGGTGACGAGGGCGTCCCATGTCTTGCGGACCTTGGTGCCCATGTCGTACATGGCCGCCAGGTTGATGGTGTCGATTTCGTCGGTGGAGAGGGATAGCGGGTGTTCCTTAAGGTAGCTCACGGCCTTTCCCTGCTGGTGTTTGACATAGGGAACCAGTTTCCGGAAGAGTTCCTCCGGCAATCCGAGTTGTTTGAGGCCTTTCTCGTCGCGCTGGCCCAGATCAAGTCCGGCACCGACCGTGATTCCGGAACAGTTGTCTTTCTGGTGTTCCGACCAGGGGACATAGGCCTGTTTTCTCATGTCACCTTCCCACAGGCTGACCTGTGTATGGTTGATGCCGATGGGCCGGCACTGGTTTTCCCGGGTGTGGCGGGTGTTGAGGTTTATTGTCTGTTCCGGAGAGACGGGGGGGATCGGGGCGTTTTTTCCCTGTTCGATCGGCCGGACGGCCATCGGTTCGCACAGCGGGTTGTCGGGATTGTAGTCGGGGTCGCCGGGCATGGGGATTGGCCGCGGTTTGCCGGCCGGGATGAAGCCGGTTTTCGCGGGGGATGTTTCCGGCACGGCGGCCGTTTTCCGGGTGTCTGCCGGAAATGCCGGAGGAAGCGGCCGGGGGGGCGGATCGCGGGCGGGGTCGGGAAGCAGTATTTTGCCGAGGGTTTCGAGTGCTTTTTCGTCGATGACCGGAAAGCGCAGGCCGCTTTCGGAAACGCTGTTGAAGGTGTTCGGCAGGAGACCGGATGGCGTGCCGGAGGCGGGGGTGGATTGTCGTGCCCATCCGGACGGAACGGATGCCGGCGGATTGTCCGGTGTTTGGGCAGACGGGGTATCGGTGGCTTGCCGGAAGGCGTCCTGCCATTCCTTTTCCAGCGAAGCTGTCCGGAAGAGGTAGGTGTCGCCGGGCGGCGGCTGGAAGATCGGGCCGGACAGGCCGAGTTTCATCATGTTGCGTGCGGCGGGGCTGGTGTGGCCGTAGCCGGTACCAAACGGGTTTTCATGGGATGTCGTCATGTTTTTTCTCCTTTTGAATGGTGTGTTTTTTCGTGTTTTTGTTCCTGTACCGGTCGGAGTGTGTGCAGGGGCTGTCTGTGCGGCCGGTGCGCCTTGCCGGCGAGGGGGATCGGGCGGCTTCAGTGTATTGCGCCGTTTTTTTTTCGGTCAGCCTGTGCCGGGAAGAAAAGTGCGGGAAAACCGGATCGGAAACCGGGGCGTTGCTTGCCGGATACGGAATGTTTTCCGGTACCTCTGTATCGGAGATTTCCGGTATGCTTACAGGATATGGCCGGGAGGGGACAAAATCCTTCGGTACCCGGTCTGTCCGGAATATGGATTCACATCATGAATGCAAAACTGAAAGGCACGGTTTGCGGCATTGTCGCCGCGGTCAGTTATGGAACCAACCCGCTGGGGGCGCTGTTTTTGTATGGAAAGGGGATCAATGCCCATTCCGTTCTGTTTTACCGTTTTCTGCTGGCGGCGTGTGTGCTGGGGATGATTCTGCTCTGGCGCCGGGAGGGGTTTTCCGTGACCCGCCGGGAGATGGCGGTGCTGGGGATTTTGGGCGTGCTGTTTGCCACGTCGTCGCTGTCGCTGTTCGTGAGTTTCCATCATATGGATGCCGGGGTGGCCTCCACGCTTCTGTTCGTGTATCCCGTGATGGTGGCGGTGATGATGGCGCTTTTTTTCCACGAGAAGGTGACGCTGGTGACGGTTTTCTCGATTTTTCTGGCGCTTGTCGGGATCGGGTTGCTGTATCAGGGCGATAACGGCGGGACGCTCAGTACGGTCGGGGTGTTGCTGGTGATGCTCTCTTCGCTGACGTATGCGGTGTATATCATTGTGGTGAACAAGTCGTCGCTGGTCATGTCGTCGGTGAAGCTGACGTTTTATGTGCTGTTTTTCTGTGTGCTGACGGTAGGGGCCCATTCGCTTTTGACCGGGGAAGACCGTATCCAGATGCTGACGACGCCGGCCATGTGGGGATTCGCCCTGATGCTGGCGCTGGTGCCGACGGTGATTTCGCTGATCATG carries:
- a CDS encoding pesticin C-terminus-like muramidase, yielding MTTSHENPFGTGYGHTSPAARNMMKLGLSGPIFQPPPGDTYLFRTASLEKEWQDAFRQATDTPSAQTPDNPPASVPSGWARQSTPASGTPSGLLPNTFNSVSESGLRFPVIDEKALETLGKILLPDPARDPPPRPLPPAFPADTRKTAAVPETSPAKTGFIPAGKPRPIPMPGDPDYNPDNPLCEPMAVRPIEQGKNAPIPPVSPEQTINLNTRHTRENQCRPIGINHTQVSLWEGDMRKQAYVPWSEHQKDNCSGITVGAGLDLGQRDEKGLKQLGLPEELFRKLVPYVKHQQGKAVSYLKEHPLSLSTDEIDTINLAAMYDMGTKVRKTWDALVTRNRDRYPNAPYFHELTSDQQTWLFSRFYQNGAFTRQERTKEARKKAELARGENFRGHPDFFRAVMKNDWDTATRQMKEQAKKLRKNRATKWQGNRLQKEIKWYKNNR
- a CDS encoding DMT family transporter — its product is MNAKLKGTVCGIVAAVSYGTNPLGALFLYGKGINAHSVLFYRFLLAACVLGMILLWRREGFSVTRREMAVLGILGVLFATSSLSLFVSFHHMDAGVASTLLFVYPVMVAVMMALFFHEKVTLVTVFSIFLALVGIGLLYQGDNGGTLSTVGVLLVMLSSLTYAVYIIVVNKSSLVMSSVKLTFYVLFFCVLTVGAHSLLTGEDRIQMLTTPAMWGFALMLALVPTVISLIMMVISVHLIGSTPTAIMGALEPLTAVIIGVTVFGESFTLRLAAGILLILSAVILIIAGRSLSLPKIRSALIHAKGKRFRR